The Streptomyces sp. B3I8 nucleotide sequence GCAGCCGCAAGATGATCACCTCCGACAACGCCCTGCTGTACAGCTACACGATCTGGCTGATCGGACGCCACGACTTCGGGCTGACGGCCGACGAACTCCGTCCCGTGATCGCCCGGTGGTTCTTCATGGCGCACACCACCGGCCGGTACTCCAACTCGCCCGAGTCGCAGATGGAGTTCGACCTCGGACGGATCGGCAGTCTGCCGTCGGGCGACGGCCGGGCCTTCACCGCGGAACTCGACCGGATCATCGCGGCGAACTTCACCGGCGACTACTGGGACATCTCCCTGCCGAACCGGCTGGACACCTCCTCCTCGCGGTCCCCGGTGCTGTTCGCCTACCAGGCGGCGCTCAACATCCTCGACGCCGAGACGCTCTTCGGCGATCAACGCCTTCGTGATCTGCTGGACCCCTCGGTCAAACCCGCCAGGACCGTCGACCGGCACAACCTGTTCCCCCGCAAGACGCTCGCCGGACTGGGTGTCGCGGACCGGCGCCAGGTCAACGCCATCGCCAACATGGCCTACGTGACGTGGCCGGAGGGCGAGCAGTCCCGCGCCGACGCGCCGCACGAATACTGGCCGCGCATCACGGACGCGATGGACCCGGAGGTACTCCAGCGGCAGATGCGCTGGCACGCGCTCCCGGTCGGCTGGGAACAACTCGACTACTTCACCTTCCTGGAGCGGCGGCGCCGGCTCATCGCCAAGGTCGTACAGGAAGCGTTCGAGACCCTCACGGGGGAACGCCCCGCGTACGTCCCGACCACCCCGGCCGACATGATCGCCGCCGGGGAGTCCCAGGCCACCGAGTTCAAGGCCAGCGCCCGCTGGAACGTGTACACCCGGCAGGCCGACAAGTCCCTGCGGCACAACATCGTCAAGGCCGTCTGCGGCTTCCTGAACGGCGAGGGCGGGAACCTGTTCATCGGGGTCGCCGACGACGGGACTCTCCTCGGCATCGGCAACGACCTCGCCACCCTGGAGTCGCAGGCGAGCGTCGACGGCTACGAGCTCTTCGTGCGCCAGCTCCTCGACAGCAACCTGTCGGCCCCGACGGCGACCACCGTCCGCGTGCGCTTCCCCGAGGTGTCCGGCAACGTGGTCTGTCAGATCAGCGTGGCCGCGGCGGGCAGGCCGGTGTTCGCCCGGCCCGCCAAGGGCGGCAACGGCGCCACCGACTTCTGGGTCCGGGTGGGCAACGCCACCAAGCAGCTCCACGGCGACGACCTCGTGCGCTACAAGGAGGAGCACTGGGGATGAACGGCACCGCGGCCGCCCCGCCCGCACCTCAGGTGT carries:
- a CDS encoding DUF262 domain-containing protein is translated as MPPTLYRVTNYTLRHLIENIEGGRIGLPDIQRPFVWSAAKTRDLFDSMYRGYPIGSLMFWETGAEVGTRQIGTEAGDRAPQLLVVDGQQRLTALFAVLTGRKIVTKSFDEINVRIAFRPEDQTFEVTDAAIERDAHFIPDITALWDRGGYKSTVRQFFGRLAQTSGQPLSDEVKDQLEERIYWVRDLHDFHFQVVELGASADEEQVADIFVRINSEGVKLNQSDFILTLMSVHWEKGRRQLEDFSRDAVIAGLPGPSPRNAFLDPSPDQLLRVAVAVAFRRARLQHVYSVLRGKDLETGKVTAERRQQQFDRLAQAHTKALDLENWHEFFQCVTTAGFRSRKMITSDNALLYSYTIWLIGRHDFGLTADELRPVIARWFFMAHTTGRYSNSPESQMEFDLGRIGSLPSGDGRAFTAELDRIIAANFTGDYWDISLPNRLDTSSSRSPVLFAYQAALNILDAETLFGDQRLRDLLDPSVKPARTVDRHNLFPRKTLAGLGVADRRQVNAIANMAYVTWPEGEQSRADAPHEYWPRITDAMDPEVLQRQMRWHALPVGWEQLDYFTFLERRRRLIAKVVQEAFETLTGERPAYVPTTPADMIAAGESQATEFKASARWNVYTRQADKSLRHNIVKAVCGFLNGEGGNLFIGVADDGTLLGIGNDLATLESQASVDGYELFVRQLLDSNLSAPTATTVRVRFPEVSGNVVCQISVAAAGRPVFARPAKGGNGATDFWVRVGNATKQLHGDDLVRYKEEHWG